The Solanum lycopersicum chromosome 8, SLM_r2.1 DNA segment agatgagagatgtaaggatgaaggtgtgttttatttatgaggaaagctcctctatttatacacaaaatttacagacttttggccaaaagtggccgacacatactttacacttggcctctctatattcggccgacacaagaaaacaaaatacttactattactattttacataattggccgacaaactttttacatgattggctgacaaactatttactttacaacttttatacaatttggcTTTTTATAGCCGACgcaacacgacaaaaataaaagactcttactttatacatatggctgatatttaGCCAaaagcgtaaagagagagtattcagaaagatgagagatgtaaggatgaaggtgtgttttatttatgaggaaagctcctctatttatacacaaaatttacagacttttggccaaaagtggccgacacatactttacacttggcctctCTATATTtggccgacacaagaaaacaaaatacttactattactattttacataattggccgacaaacttttcacatgattggctgacaaactatttactttacgacttttatacaatttggcTTTTTATAGCCGAAgcaacacgacaaaaataaaagactcttactttatacatatggctaaTATTTagccaacaataataactctttatttgtggtctggatatttgttgctgataagtttgcaataccttactaataattcttctgaaataaatcctttcttcaaagctctcgtagatggttgttcttctggttgtaataatgacaaaatccatctttgaacttcgtccatatctgattttcttaattctttggagtttgcatatatcattacctgatctcttgcataataactccaaatagcattgccatttaaataattgtttgctagctcttgtataatcgtagctataccaattattcttttatttgcataaaaatttggtatttctacttttggtatctcattttgtttttctatttcttctggaataatcatatcttttgttaatcctaTCTTTACCACCTGTATTGGTGATTTTATCTCTTCGTATAATATCTCTGTTGGTGCtgtataacattttatatagaataaatttcctttggtaattcttttatatgtcaGAAATGCTCTATGTAATTCTGGTATTCCGACTATCTCTTCTCCGGTATATGTGTATACTGTATTTAGTAGTCCGtagttataacatgtttttactaggtTGGGGTTGGTCTTAGGTTGTgcaataagtttgttatatccttgtagtttctgggttatataatcttcttcgggattttttgtttgtgtagatcttgggtttaggtttaggtatgtttggattttgtatatgttttcaatgtaagattgggtaatatagttatatctttttttgtcgTTTTGTAGGCTTACTGCATAGGTTGATGTTTGTGGTTCTGCTGGTATTTGCATTTGTGGTTTTTGggtaaatggttttgcaaataactggtttaagtttgtgttttttggtttttcactagttcttttacttgtacctgcagctgtatctgaacaaacattgttatgggttttatggagtttcccaacgtctccttctagttctggctttttaccgtccgccgaacgacgtagctccgcatttttagagtcatgctgctgacttgtagattcttccttttcttctagcttttgaattctcaagctcatactgtccacttttgtacaaagtgtagttagggttttgagtatgttttccataacattatcttgtcctggctgtgtaactctgtcttgataaatagtctgcaatcatatttttgtcagtttttattacctcaattgtaaatgtaaaatttagtatgtttaatactagtctccttatttcttttgttgtacctgaatcatctaattttttcgttatccaccattttacttgtgtgttatctgttcttacaataaatttattgtaaacaatatatggtccaaatgctaataaacatttatataatgcgaataattcttttctatttatttcccattttatttgtgcttctgtataagatcctgaataatatctacaatggtgttctattttttctttttcatatttgtattttaaaactcctccataactatgatcacttgaatctgtttcgacaatataagtaaatgttttattttcatcaggaaaatatagttttggtagttttttacataaattcttaatatttcctatgtgttttttatctttatcgtcaaaatgatattctacatcttttttaagttttttatgtaatggttttagatgttctgctaattttggtatatattctcttacctgatttactaattctagaaaggattgtaatttcttctttgtatctatattttcatcaatagtaattattttttgtactatatgtgtttgcatttttattccatttttatctatttgtattcctagaaattctatttgtgatttcataatttctgcttttcttttactcaaacttatacctgcatttttttactatatatataaatttttccaataaccttatatgttcatcttgtgttctagaatataacaatatgtcatctatatatacaatacggTTTTCTAGCTAGTTAAAAccgttatccataaaatgttggaatctacctggtgcatttttatatccaaaaggtaaaacattccattcatagaaaccttgcggtactgtgaatgctgttaattgtttagattcttcttctggttttaggtggtaaaatcctgatttacaatcaaatttactgaaataattatatccttgtatttgtcttatttttagtattttgtttggtattggataattgtatgttttggttttagcatttagattacgataatctatgaccattctacttttacctcttttttgttcactatgttttattactataaatgctggacttgtatgtttactattgcttttttgtatgtaattattttctaacaattcatttatatgtattttaaattcttctagatcatcaaagttatattttaatggtttctgtgttattatactattttcatctattaattaaatttttacttttgtcttatgtttttcccatccttgtaatggatcttcactatataattgttctaattgttcattaattaatttgactttgtctatagcaaatataataatttctaattgcgttatttgtttattatttatattttccaattCTTGatttatcttttcacttccttttatccattccatagtttttcgttgtttattatttactctttttgctcctatcttatttccgcatggtgtagtaagccaccaatgtgtttttgttattatgtgtggataatatttatctagaaatggcattcctaataacatatcttttgtagtaaattcaaaattatacatttcttctattgttagtattttatcccatatttgtatttttatattttttgctttgtatttaatcatacttccttcattgttaaatcccgttactaccataggtgtttttaatttttcccatttatcttctggtaagcaattatatttacatatattcgcttctgctcctgtatctatcataggtgtataatatctgttgtaatatccttctactataatttttgcaattataaatactatgtagttagccaaaaagaacatatcatagattgcaaATACACAAGAGATATattatagtagaaggatattacaacagatattatacacctatgatagatacaggagcagaagcgaatatatgtaaatataattgcttaccagaagataaatgggaaaaattaaaaacacctatggtagtaacgggatttaacaatgaaggaagtatgattaaatacaaagcaaaaaatataaaaatacaaatatgggataaaatactaacaatagaagaaatgtataattttgaatttactacaaaagatatgttattaggaatgccatttctagataaatattatccacacataataacaaaaacacattggtggcttactacaccatgcggaaataagataggagcaaaaagagtaaataataaacaacgaaaaattatggaatggataaaaggaagtgaaaagataaaccaagaaatggaaaatataaataataaacaaataacgcaattagaaattattatatttgctatagacaaagtcaaattaattaatgaacaattagaacaattatatagtgaagatccattacaaggatgggaaaaacataagacaaaagtaaaaattgaattaatagatgaaaatagtataataacacagaaaccattaaaatataactttgatgatctagaagaatttaaaatacatataaatgaattgttagaaaataattacatacaaaaaagcaatagtaaacatacaagtccagcatttatagtaataaaacatagtgaacaaaaaagaggtaaaagtagaatggtcatagattatcgtaatctaaatgctaaaaccaaaacatacaattatccaataccaaacaaaatactaaaaataagacaaatacaaggatataattatttcagtaaatttgactgtaaatcaggattttaccacctaaaaccagaagaagaatctaaacaattaacagcattcacagtaccacaaggtttctatgaataaaatgttttaccttttggatataaaaatgcaccaggtagattccaacatttaatggataactgttttaaccagctagaaaactgtattgtatatatagatgacatattgttatattctagaacacaagatgaacatataaggttattggaaaaatttatacatatagtaaaaaatgcaggtataagtttgagtaaaagaaaagcagaaattatgaaatcacaaatagaatttctaggaatacaaatagataaaaatggaataaaaatgcaaacacatatagtacaaaaaataattactattgatgaaaatatagatacaaagaagaaattacaatcctttctaggattagtaaatcaggtaagagaatatataccaaaattagcagaacatctaaaaccattacataaaaaacttaaaaaagatgtagaatatcattttgacgataaagataaaaaacacataggaaatattaagaatttatgtaaaaaactaccaaaactatatttttctgatgaaaataaaacatttacttatattgtcgaaacagattcaagtgatcatagttatggaggagttttaaaatacaaatatgaaaaagaaaaaatagaacaccattgtagatattattcaggatcttatacagaagcacaaataaaatgggaaataatatgaaaagaattattcgcattatataaatgtttattagcatttgaaccatatattgtttacaataaatttattgtaagaacagataacacacaagtaaaatggtggataacgaaaaaattagatgattcagttacaacaaaagaaataaggagactagtattaaacatactaaattttacatttacaattgaggtaataaaaactgacaaaaatatgattgcagactatttatcaagacagagttacacagccaggacaagataatgttatggaaaacatactcaaaatcctaactacactttgtacaaaagtggacagtatgggcttgagaattcaaaagctagaagaaaaggaagaatctacaagtcagcagcatgactctaaaaatgcggagctacgtcgttcggcggACGGTAAAAAGTCAGAActagaaggagacgttgggaaactccataaaacccataacaatgtttgttcagatacagctgcaggtacaagtaaaagaactagtaaaaaaccaaaaaacacaaacttaaaccagttatttgcaaaaccatttaccCAAAAACCACAAATGCAAATACCAGCAGAACCACAAACATCAACCTATGCAGTAAGCCTACAAAAcgacaaaaaaagatataactatATTACCCAATCTTAaattgaaaacatatacaaaatccaaacatacctaaacctaaacccaagatctacataaacaaaaaatcccgaagaagattatataacccagaaactacaaggatataacaaacttattgcACAACCTAAGACCAACCCCAacctagtaaaaacatgttataactaCGGACTA contains these protein-coding regions:
- the LOC138337690 gene encoding uncharacterized protein yields the protein MENILKTLTTLCTKVDSMSLRIQKLEEKEESTSQQHDSKNAELRRSADGKKPELEGDVGKLHKTHNNVCSDTAAGTSKRTSEKPKNTNLNQLFAKPFTQKPQMQIPAEPQTSTYAVSLQNDKKRYNYITQSYIENIYKIQTYLNLNPRSTQTKNPEEDYITQKLQGYNKLIAQPKTNPNLVKTCYNYGLLNTVYTYTGEEIVGIPELHRAFLTYKRITKGNLFYIKCYTAPTEILYEEIKSPIQVVKIGLTKDMIIPEEIEKQNEIPKVEIPNFYANKRIIGIATIIQELANNYLNGNAIWSYYARDQVMIYANSKELRKSDMDEVQRWILSLLQPEEQPSTRALKKGFISEELLVRYCKLISNKYPDHK